A window of Candidatus Palauibacter soopunensis contains these coding sequences:
- a CDS encoding PQQ-binding-like beta-propeller repeat protein has product MRIIAAAFTAVIAGSALIAGSGPAVAQERVRGLLDPPPMDDSPGMRVYAASCAECHSGQRTVRAPGLTTLGAMTPRAVLSSLEGGRMRRHGEDLTPGERRDVAEWLTGETLVETRLPSSAFCASTPRAEGVVHWSGWGGGGGETGFADAARAGLTADDLPNLELAWAFGFPDVSQVRSKPAVIDDRIIVGSAYGEVYSIDLESGCVHWVFGGDAAVRGAIAIAEGPEGGQSAFFADFRANVYAIDATTGALHWRAAAGTHADHVVTGSVTVHEGRVFVPLSSMEIISAGDPAYECCTSSGGVAALSAETGEPLWEFRTVAEEPVHVGENEAGTRLFAPSGAPVWSSPTVDAARGLLYIGTGENYTRPTTGGSDAITALDMETGEARWTFQGREDDAWNMSCLSPRFQNCPAPTGPDHDFGMAPIIVTAEDGSQLLIAGQKSGMVWALDPDSEGELVWARRIGRGSSLGGIHWGLTSDGRRAYVPNVDNPFAIISDPRSGASTQMNAEDPPTPGVYALELAGGEVLWHAPPDPSVCQGRAGCMPFFSAAPTAIEGAVLTGSLDGHLRAFSTEDGSVLWDVDTAREFETVNGVPGRGGAIDGPGPVVARGYVLVNSGYDLFSQMPGNLLLAYRLPR; this is encoded by the coding sequence ATGCGCATCATTGCCGCCGCTTTCACCGCCGTAATCGCCGGCAGTGCCCTGATCGCCGGATCCGGGCCGGCCGTCGCCCAGGAGCGGGTGCGCGGGCTGCTCGATCCGCCCCCCATGGATGACAGTCCCGGCATGCGCGTGTACGCCGCCTCGTGCGCGGAGTGTCATTCCGGGCAGCGCACGGTGCGCGCCCCCGGCCTCACCACGCTCGGGGCGATGACGCCGCGGGCGGTCCTCAGTTCGCTGGAGGGGGGCCGAATGCGCCGGCACGGCGAGGATCTCACGCCGGGCGAGCGACGCGACGTGGCGGAGTGGCTCACCGGCGAGACCCTGGTCGAAACCCGCCTCCCGTCCTCCGCCTTCTGCGCGAGCACGCCGCGGGCGGAAGGCGTCGTGCACTGGTCCGGCTGGGGCGGCGGCGGCGGCGAAACGGGCTTCGCGGATGCTGCCCGCGCGGGACTCACGGCGGACGACCTGCCGAACCTCGAACTCGCCTGGGCCTTCGGCTTCCCCGACGTGAGCCAGGTCCGCTCGAAACCGGCGGTGATCGATGACCGGATCATCGTCGGGTCGGCGTACGGCGAGGTGTATTCCATCGACCTGGAGAGCGGCTGCGTGCACTGGGTGTTCGGGGGCGACGCCGCCGTGCGCGGCGCGATCGCGATCGCCGAGGGCCCCGAAGGCGGGCAGTCCGCCTTCTTCGCGGACTTCCGGGCGAACGTGTACGCGATCGACGCGACGACCGGCGCCCTCCACTGGCGCGCCGCCGCCGGAACCCACGCGGATCACGTCGTCACGGGGAGCGTGACCGTCCACGAGGGCCGCGTCTTCGTCCCGCTCTCATCGATGGAAATCATCAGCGCCGGCGATCCGGCCTACGAGTGCTGCACTTCGAGCGGAGGCGTCGCCGCCCTCTCGGCGGAGACGGGCGAACCGCTGTGGGAGTTCCGGACCGTTGCCGAGGAACCGGTACACGTGGGAGAGAACGAGGCCGGCACGCGGCTCTTCGCGCCCTCCGGGGCGCCGGTGTGGTCGAGTCCGACGGTCGACGCCGCGCGCGGCCTTCTCTACATCGGGACGGGCGAGAACTACACGCGCCCGACGACGGGCGGGAGCGACGCGATCACCGCGCTCGACATGGAGACGGGCGAGGCCCGATGGACCTTCCAGGGGCGGGAAGACGACGCCTGGAACATGTCCTGCCTTTCACCCCGCTTCCAGAACTGTCCCGCGCCGACGGGGCCGGATCACGACTTCGGCATGGCTCCGATCATCGTCACCGCCGAGGACGGATCGCAGCTCCTGATCGCCGGACAGAAGTCCGGCATGGTGTGGGCGCTGGACCCCGACTCGGAGGGCGAACTCGTGTGGGCGCGCCGGATCGGGCGGGGAAGCTCTCTCGGCGGCATCCACTGGGGCCTCACGTCCGACGGACGCCGGGCCTACGTGCCGAACGTCGACAACCCGTTCGCCATCATCTCGGACCCGCGGTCCGGGGCCTCCACGCAGATGAACGCCGAGGACCCGCCGACTCCCGGCGTCTACGCCCTGGAACTCGCCGGCGGCGAGGTCCTGTGGCACGCTCCCCCCGATCCGTCCGTGTGCCAGGGCCGGGCCGGCTGCATGCCCTTCTTCTCCGCGGCCCCCACCGCGATCGAAGGGGCAGTGCTGACCGGGAGCCTGGACGGCCACCTGCGCGCCTTTTCCACGGAGGACGGCTCGGTACTCTGGGACGTCGACACCGCGCGCGAGTTCGAGACCGTCAACGGGGTGCCCGGGCGGGGCGGCGCCATCG
- a CDS encoding serine hydrolase, whose translation MRGRGWRARAPGLNAAFCVAALAACDSSVEPADPGDVGAGPDPVPAPVDLSRAWATSTPEAQGFDPELLGGAFADAASAVPNIRALVAVRNGRLVEDAYFGGMHRDSAFDMRSVTKTVTALLVGLASDRGLLDPEDPMTDRLSHPSRRSEHGGIRVRDLLTMTSGMQWSDEEDFGPWVRSGRPVGYVLDLPIVAPPGRRFIYNTGGSHLLTVIVENVVEGSALEFAERELLGPLGIDHKRWPVMQDSVIVGGAALALRARDAAKLGQLLLQGGRSGSRQIVSRAWVEAQVGRLVAVGDIGYVLRDAGYGYQTWSDRRGGGDDVSAFVMWGYGGQFVWVVPDRQLVVVAQTHWRGTGDHDGIQADAVADLIVHRVIEAALPIRR comes from the coding sequence TTGCGAGGGCGAGGCTGGAGGGCGCGCGCTCCGGGCCTGAACGCCGCTTTCTGCGTGGCGGCGCTGGCGGCGTGCGACAGTTCGGTCGAGCCCGCGGATCCCGGGGATGTCGGGGCCGGACCCGACCCGGTTCCCGCGCCCGTCGATCTGTCGCGCGCCTGGGCCACGTCGACGCCGGAAGCGCAGGGGTTCGATCCGGAGTTGCTGGGAGGCGCGTTCGCGGATGCGGCGAGCGCCGTGCCGAACATCCGGGCGCTCGTCGCGGTGCGGAACGGGCGGCTCGTCGAGGATGCGTACTTCGGCGGCATGCACCGGGACTCGGCCTTCGACATGCGGTCCGTCACGAAGACGGTCACTGCGCTGCTCGTCGGCCTCGCTTCGGACCGGGGACTCCTGGACCCGGAGGATCCGATGACGGACCGGCTGTCCCACCCGTCGCGGCGGTCCGAGCATGGCGGCATCCGCGTGCGCGACCTCCTCACGATGACGAGCGGCATGCAGTGGTCCGACGAGGAGGACTTCGGCCCGTGGGTCCGTTCCGGCCGGCCCGTCGGGTACGTCCTCGACCTGCCCATCGTCGCTCCCCCGGGCCGGCGGTTCATATACAACACCGGGGGATCGCACCTGCTGACGGTCATCGTCGAGAACGTCGTCGAGGGGAGCGCGCTCGAGTTCGCGGAGCGGGAGTTGCTGGGCCCGCTCGGCATCGACCACAAGCGCTGGCCGGTCATGCAGGACAGCGTGATCGTGGGCGGCGCCGCGCTGGCGCTCCGTGCGCGCGACGCCGCGAAGCTCGGTCAGCTCCTGCTGCAGGGCGGCCGGTCCGGCTCCCGGCAGATCGTATCCCGCGCCTGGGTGGAGGCACAGGTCGGCCGGCTCGTCGCGGTGGGCGACATCGGCTACGTCCTGCGGGACGCGGGGTACGGTTATCAGACCTGGAGCGACCGCCGGGGCGGCGGCGACGACGTGTCCGCGTTCGTCATGTGGGGCTACGGGGGGCAGTTCGTGTGGGTCGTGCCGGATCGGCAGCTCGTCGTCGTGGCCCAGACCCACTGGCGCGGCACAGGCGATCACGATGGGATACAGGCGGACGCGGTGGCCGATCTCATCGTGCACCGCGTGATCGAGGCCGCGCTACCCATCCGCCGCTAG